AAGAGGTAGTTGATACAACCGGAGCTGGAGACGCTTTTTGGTCTGGTACTTATATAGGTTTCATAGAAAATTTTGATATATTCAACGCTGCAAAACTTGGAAATGCCTTTTCTGCTGAAAATTTGAAAAAAGTTGGAGCTGTTTTAAGGCTTAAAAATTATCACGATTTGATAGACAAATATATTCAAAAAGGAGGGTGATTATGAAAGTAGGATTTTTAAATCCCCAGGGTAATTTTGACAACGAAGACTCTTATCTGACTGAACATCCCGATTTTGGTGGTCAGTTAATATATGTAAAGGAACTGGCAAAATCTCTCTCCAAATTGGGCGTTCAAGTGGATATTATAACGAGGCAAATCAAAGACAAAGAATGGCCGGAATTTGAAGATAAATTGGCATATTATGAAGGGTTTGAAAACGTAAGGATTGTAAGAATACCTTTTGGTGGAGACAAATTTATAAACAAAGAGAACTTGTGGTATCACATTGATGAATTCACTGACAACATAATCAAATTTTATGATAAAGAAGGGTTACCAGACTATTTTACAACTCATTATGCAGACGGAGGTTATTCTGGTTATCTCCTAAAAAAGAAAACTGGAATCCCTTTCACGTTCACAGGGCATTCTCTTGGTGCACAAAAGATGGATAAGATGAAGATTGACACGGATAATTTTCTCAAGTATGACAAAACATATCATTTCAGCAAGAGAATTGCTGCTGAGAGGATTTCCATGAAATATAGCACAAAAATTATCACATCAACCGATCAGGAGAGAAAAGAACAATATTCACACAGTTTATATTCCAGGGCTATAGATGCCAACAAATTAGATAAATTTGAGATTATTCCACCAGGTGTGAACATAGATATTTTTAACGATAAAGATAAAATAAAAGACAGTACAAAAAGGTACATAGATGATATAGTGGGCGATAATACTAAACCTTTTATTATATTATCCAGCAGACTGGATGCAAAGAAAAACCATATAGCCATGATAAAAGCCTATGCCGGAAATGAAGAGCTACAGAAGAGGGCTAATTTAGGATTTTTCTTGAGAAATATAAAAGATCCCTATAACCTGGAAAAAATACCTGAAAAAGAAAGAGAAATATTAAAACCAATCATAAAAATCATTAAAGAAAAGAATCTTGAAGATAAAATATTTTTCTTTGATTTCAGATCTCAAAAAGAGTTGGCAGATGCTTACAGATATTTCAGTGGTTTGAACTCTGTTTTTTCTTTGACGGCATTTTATGAACCTTTTGGCCTTGCTCCTATAGAAGCTGCTGCATGCGGTCTTGCAATTGTAGCAACGAAAAATGGTGGGCCCGCTGAAATTTTCAACGAGGAAACTGGAGTTTTAGTGGATCCAGAAAACGAAAGAGATATTGCAAAAGGCTGTTTAAACGCTTTGGATAATATTGAAATTTTGAAATTGAACGTTAAAAAATTAGTCTACGACAAGTACACATGGGATAAAACTGCTGAAAAGTATTACGAAGTTTTGAAAAGCATGAAAGATGTGGACAAAGAGATAAAAGAAGAAAAATTGGATGCAAAAAAGGTTATTATAGAATATTTATCAAAAAAATAGATGGCATTTGCCATCTATTTTTTAAAAGTTAAACGATCCACCTAAATGAATCTTATTTTTAAAAATATCGTCATCTTGATCGTAATACTCTATGTATGAAATCTTCATACCTGGCATGAAGAAATAGGAAAATTCATATTCAAATTCTGTTTCTTCATCAAACAAGTCTTCAAAAACTTCAACAAAATCTAAAGAATCTAAATTTCTTCTATAATATCCGTACAACTCAAAAGGATACTCTGAAAAAGGAGAGTTTATTCTTAAATCACCAAATAGTTCTTGGTTTGAAATAGAACTAAAATCAAAAGTCATGTCATATGAATATCTTGCATTAAGTGCTATTAAATCTGTATATTCGAAAACCAAATCATACAACCCTCCAAGACTTGATTCTGTTTTACTTAACAATTGTTCATGTTTGCTTACATTAGTTGTTTGCCCAATGTATTCATAGTCTTCATCTACATACGAAAGAACTGCGTGTGGAGAAATATATATCACAGGTAAAGCTCTGAAAGAAAAATATTCACTGTTGAATCCTCCACCTGCTCCCATTAAAAATCCTGATTCTGCATCAAAATCTACAGAAGTTGCAGCTGGAGATGTGAAAATATAACCACTTTCTACTCCTGCAAACAAGCCACCTAAATCTTTGTATATCCCAATGTTGGCGACCAAATCATTTTTCCATTCGGAGTAAAGCTGGTTGGTTCCAACCATTACACTGAGATCAATTCCGCTTATGTTGAGCGCACCTTCCAAAAAAGAAAATTTAGATTGGTTCCCTATTTCAAACGGACTCAATTTGTATATTTCAAAAGGTATATGCCCAGAAATGTAAGCTGTATCATAACTTCCCAATCTTATATCAACAGCCTTTGTCATAGGTTTGGTATATCTGTACATGACAGTTCCCATACCAAAGGAATATCTTGGCATGTAACCATATCTAAACCCAAAGTTATTGAAATCAAATTCAACAAGATTTATGTTGAATGCATTTATCAAATTAGTGCTATCTTCTGTATTTTCATATCTTGGCTTACCATAATAAAAAGTTCCACCTATTTCACTCTGATAAGCCTCAAAACCAACACCTATTTTGACTGTATCGAATTCAAAAATTGGAGTGACAGAATAAAAAAGATTTTCTTCTTCTTCTGTTTCTATCGTTGTGAATATTGGGACTACTGTAAGCCCAAAAGAAAATGATAAAACAAAAACACTTAACAGCCCTATTAAAACTATAATTTTTTTCATATTTCTTCCTCCTCTTTTCTTAAGTCTTTAGCTGCTTTTTCGGGTGAAACAGTGTTAATATAAAACCCTGTCCCCCATTCAAATCCAGCAATATTAGTTAACCTCGGTATAATTTCAAAATGCCAGTGATAAAACTCATTGGTGTCTTCGGCAAACGGTGCTGTGTGCAAAACAACGTTAAACGGGGGATCTTTTAAAACCCTTTTAAACCTTCTGAAAAGGTTGTAAAAAACTCCAGCCAGTTCAGTTATTAGTTCATCGTCTTTTTCAAGTTCTCCAAAATTATCGCTGTGGAACTTTGGAATTATTGAAGACTCATAAGGGAACCTCGAAGCATATGGAACATAAGTCAAAAAATTCTCCGTTTGAAAAACAACTCTTTCTTCTTCGTCAATTTCTTGTCTTATAATATCACAAAATACGCATCTATCTCTAAAATTATAATAATCTTTGGCTCCTTCAAGCTCATCCAAAATTGTCATTGGGATGATTGGAGTGGCTATAAGCTGGGAATGTGGATGCTTTAAAGAAGCTCCAGCCCTTTTCCCTTTATTCTTAAATATCTGTATATATTTTATATTTTTATCCTTTTTAATTTCGTTGAATCTTTTTACATATGCCCAAATAACTTCTTTTAACTGTTTTTTAGACATTTCTGAAAAATTTGTGTTGTGTTCTGGAGTTTCAACAATAACCTCGTGGTAGCCATACCCAGTCATTTTATCATACATTCCATGAGGTTCTTTATTTAATTCTTTCCCATTTAGTGCAGGAAATTTATTTGGTACAACTCTAACCCACCAACCAGAAGAATCTGGCTTTGTTCCTTCATTTCTGAAAGCCAAAACTTCTTGTGGGGTTGATTCTTCATTTCCGTAATCAAATGGGCAATAAGTCTCTTTCTCTTCTTCTTTATAGCTATAATCATTTGGTCTTTTACCTCTATCTAAAGCTAAAATAACCCACCTTTTAGTTATCGGATCTTTTCTTAGCTCGTTCAATATTGAGCACCTCGTTTTTTTGTTAAAGCCATTTTGTATAGATCTCTATATTGGCTAGCTGTTGATTCCATAGAAAAATTTTTCCCCATACAGTTGTTAAACAATATTTCCCATTTTTCTGGTTTCATCTTATAATAATAAGTAGCTTTTAAAACAGCTTTTAGAAGTTTACAACTCTCATATTCAAAAAAACCGAATCCATTTCCTTTTTCAGTTTTTTCATCAAATTCTACAACAGTATCTGAAAGACCGCCCGTATATCTAACTACTGGTACTGTTCCATACCTCATAGAGA
The DNA window shown above is from Geotoga petraea and carries:
- the galT gene encoding galactose-1-phosphate uridylyltransferase, which codes for MNELRKDPITKRWVILALDRGKRPNDYSYKEEEKETYCPFDYGNEESTPQEVLAFRNEGTKPDSSGWWVRVVPNKFPALNGKELNKEPHGMYDKMTGYGYHEVIVETPEHNTNFSEMSKKQLKEVIWAYVKRFNEIKKDKNIKYIQIFKNKGKRAGASLKHPHSQLIATPIIPMTILDELEGAKDYYNFRDRCVFCDIIRQEIDEEERVVFQTENFLTYVPYASRFPYESSIIPKFHSDNFGELEKDDELITELAGVFYNLFRRFKRVLKDPPFNVVLHTAPFAEDTNEFYHWHFEIIPRLTNIAGFEWGTGFYINTVSPEKAAKDLRKEEEEI
- a CDS encoding glycosyltransferase, which gives rise to MKVGFLNPQGNFDNEDSYLTEHPDFGGQLIYVKELAKSLSKLGVQVDIITRQIKDKEWPEFEDKLAYYEGFENVRIVRIPFGGDKFINKENLWYHIDEFTDNIIKFYDKEGLPDYFTTHYADGGYSGYLLKKKTGIPFTFTGHSLGAQKMDKMKIDTDNFLKYDKTYHFSKRIAAERISMKYSTKIITSTDQERKEQYSHSLYSRAIDANKLDKFEIIPPGVNIDIFNDKDKIKDSTKRYIDDIVGDNTKPFIILSSRLDAKKNHIAMIKAYAGNEELQKRANLGFFLRNIKDPYNLEKIPEKEREILKPIIKIIKEKNLEDKIFFFDFRSQKELADAYRYFSGLNSVFSLTAFYEPFGLAPIEAAACGLAIVATKNGGPAEIFNEETGVLVDPENERDIAKGCLNALDNIEILKLNVKKLVYDKYTWDKTAEKYYEVLKSMKDVDKEIKEEKLDAKKVIIEYLSKK